A region of Necator americanus strain Aroian chromosome I, whole genome shotgun sequence DNA encodes the following proteins:
- a CDS encoding hypothetical protein (NECATOR_CHRI.G754.T1) produces the protein MVRISGGVFVYGIVDYGEAGDSVHFFLIAVKKRHGGYGFERSGAVLSTTSLFGAYLDDILVTGGTIGEHNARLEAVLKRIKDYGFRVRLDKCAFLQTEITYLGFVINAQGRRPDLEKIKAMQKMPSPKDVSQLRSFLGLINFYGNFVKDLHNLRAPLDTLTKEDVVYTWTPECQSSFDKIKAVLSSDLLLTHFDPSLPIIVAADASNYGMRATL, from the coding sequence atggtacggatttcaggcggagtattcgtatatgggatcgtagattatggagaggcgggtgattcagttcatttcttcctaatcgccgtaaaaaaacggcacggaggatatggcttcgagcgttccggcgcggtactttctacaacgagtttgtTTGGAGCCTATCTCGACGACATATTGGTCACTGGTGGAACCATCGGCGAACACAATGCCCGACTAGAGGCCGTACTCAAGCGGATTAAAGACTACGGATTCCGTGTTCGACTCGACAAATGTGCTTTCCTGCAGACGGAGATTACCTACCTTGGGTTCGTCATCAACGCACAAGGACGACGTCCCGATCTTGAAAAGATCAAAGCTATGCAGAAGATGCCCTCTCCGAAGGACGTTAGTCAACTTCGCTCTTTTCTGGGACTCATCAATTTCTACGGAAACTTCGTCAAggatctccacaatctacgcgCTCCTTTGGACACTCTTACGAAAGAGGATGTTGTCTACACATGGACACCGGAGTGCCAGTCTTCCTTCGACAAAATTAAGGCAGTCCTAAGCTCGGATCTCCTTTTGACCCACTTTGACCCAAGTCTCCCGATCATCGTTGCCGCTGATGCTTCAAATTACGGAATGAGAGCAACCCTCTGA
- a CDS encoding hypothetical protein (NECATOR_CHRI.G753.T1): MNGENVIIVYYSSLNGNGHHESAASSEIGDNHLDGYQENMAIEAGLPIQILRFDNRVIFATCGLALSFKNFNELMNSAFHCFAQFFE, from the exons ATGAATGGGGAGAATGTAATCATCGTCTACTATAGTTCATTGAATGGGAATGGTCACCATG AAAGTGCTGCATCGAGCGAAATAGGTGATAATCACTTGGACGGATATCAGGAGAATATGGCGATTGAGGCAGGACTTCCCATCCAAATCCTTCGATTCGATAACCGTGTGATTTTCGCAACATGCGGCTTAGCATTGTCATTCAAGAACTTCAACGAACTTATGAACTCCGCATTCCATTGTTTTGCACagttttttgaataa
- a CDS encoding hypothetical protein (NECATOR_CHRI.G755.T3), which translates to MDSEIEKLVKTCPRCASVAKDPIKAKLHSWPKPHSPWTRDHADFVGPMEGRYYLLIVDAYSMWLEIRRSSRGNGTQFTSSQFTSFCRSRGTLHIRTPPFHSRSNGQAERFVDIFKRGFAMLKGEEPTVDALQTFLMAYRSTSCPSAPDQRSRAEAFLGRQLRTELDLMLPSRDRTNGARDLKMGSQFNRRNGARRRNFEINDAIFAKDYRSQRPTYTPGFITRRVGNTTYTVCCGNEVWTRHVS; encoded by the exons ATGGATTCGGAGATCGAAAAACTCGTCAAGACCTGCCCAAGATGTGCATCCGTGGCAAAGGATCCGATCAAAGCTAAACTACATTCATGGCCGAAACCGCACTCGCCATGGACTCGAGATCACGCTGATTTTGTTGGGCCGATGGAAGGACGATACTATCTACTTATCGTGGACGCCTATTCCATGTGGCTGGAAATC AGGCGCTCGTCACGGGGCAACGGAACGCAGTTCACGTCGTCTCAGTTCACTTCATTCTGCCGTTCCCGAGGAACCTTGCACATTCGCACGCCGCCGTTCCATTCACGAAGCAACGGACAGGCAGAGCGTTTTGTGGACATCTTCAAAAGAGGATTTGCCATGCTGAAGGGGGAGGAACCAACAGTGGACGCACTACAGACGTTTCTGATGGCATATCGCTCCACTTCCTGCCCGTCTGCACCTGACCAGCGTTCACGTGCCGAAGCCTTCCTGGGACGCCAACTGCGAACGGAACTCGATCTAATGTTACCTTCTAGAGATCGCACAAACGGTGCACGAGATCTCAAAATGGGCTCTCAATTCAATCGTCGAAATGGAGCACGACGCCGCAACTTTGAGATCAACGACGCGATTTTTGCCAAAGATTATCGAAGTCAGAGACCCACTTATACTCCCGGTTTCATCACACGCCGTGTTGGAAACACGACCTACACTGTTTGCTGTGGAAACGAAGTATGGACTCGACACGTAAGCTAG
- a CDS encoding hypothetical protein (NECATOR_CHRI.G755.T2), translating to MLKGEEPTVDALQTFLMAYRSTSCPSAPDQRSRAEAFLGRQLRTELDLMLPSRDRTNGARDLKMGSQFNRRNGARRRNFEINDAIFAKDYRSQRPTYTPGFITRRVGNTTYTVCCGNEVWTRHVS from the coding sequence ATGCTGAAGGGGGAGGAACCAACAGTGGACGCACTACAGACGTTTCTGATGGCATATCGCTCCACTTCCTGCCCGTCTGCACCTGACCAGCGTTCACGTGCCGAAGCCTTCCTGGGACGCCAACTGCGAACGGAACTCGATCTAATGTTACCTTCTAGAGATCGCACAAACGGTGCACGAGATCTCAAAATGGGCTCTCAATTCAATCGTCGAAATGGAGCACGACGCCGCAACTTTGAGATCAACGACGCGATTTTTGCCAAAGATTATCGAAGTCAGAGACCCACTTATACTCCCGGTTTCATCACACGCCGTGTTGGAAACACGACCTACACTGTTTGCTGTGGAAACGAAGTATGGACTCGACACGTAAGCTAG
- a CDS encoding hypothetical protein (NECATOR_CHRI.G755.T1) produces the protein MKMLPKSFVYWPTMDSEIEKLVKTCPRCASVAKDPIKAKLHSWPKPHSPWTRDHADFVGPMEGRYYLLIVDAYSMWLEIVQMSSISSTATIQAVK, from the coding sequence ATGAAAATGCTTCCAAAAAGCTTTGTCTATTGGCCTACAATGGATTCGGAGATCGAAAAACTCGTCAAGACCTGCCCAAGATGTGCATCCGTGGCAAAGGATCCGATCAAAGCTAAACTACATTCATGGCCGAAACCGCACTCGCCATGGACTCGAGATCACGCTGATTTTGTTGGGCCGATGGAAGGACGATACTATCTACTTATCGTGGACGCCTATTCCATGTGGCTGGAAATCGTCCAGATGTCCTCGATTTCCTCTACGGCTACCATCCAAGCAGTGAAGTGA